Proteins co-encoded in one Verrucomicrobiota bacterium genomic window:
- a CDS encoding PQQ-binding-like beta-propeller repeat protein has translation MKIKIPDSNSNETPERIQAPTCHAGQSSRIRHGHWRLALGASLILGAWSLELSASAADWPRWGGNDPGRNMYSPAKGLPDRFDPGKPKAGTEEIDMSTTKNVKWVAKLGSQAYGNVVVAGGKVFIGTNNENPRDPQHQGDRSILLCFDEKTGDFLWQLVVPKLASGKVNDWEGLGLLSSPCVEGNRVYLVTSRCEVICLDTEGMANGNDGPFQDEAQYVVGPGKPKAKIGPKDADIIWVYDMMDDLGVFPHNASNCSLLIVDDLVYACTSNGQDWSHVNIPSPNSPSFIALNKKTGKLAAEDNAGIGPRIFHGQWGSPSTGKVNGKQLVLFGGGDGVCYAFDAQPQKGTGAPIVPVLAGPEYKRDEDKDAEYLKKVWWFDCNPPDRKTFKYPAAEGVSEINATPVFYKNRVYVAVGQDPEHGEGVGILTCIDATKTGDVTKTARLWSYDKIHRSISTVSIDPDTGLLFVGDFSGFVHCLDAETGKVYWVHDMKAHMWGSTMVADGKVYCGDEDGDFVVMAASKEKKVLSEVNLGSPVYSTPVVANGVVYVASNDHLYAFYDAARAAAGKDEVPKVDLKKPDDRK, from the coding sequence ATGAAAATCAAAATTCCAGATTCCAACTCCAATGAAACGCCTGAGCGCATCCAGGCTCCAACCTGTCATGCGGGACAATCATCAAGAATCAGGCATGGCCATTGGCGCCTGGCGCTTGGTGCTTCTCTGATACTTGGTGCCTGGAGTTTGGAACTTTCCGCCTCCGCCGCCGATTGGCCGCGATGGGGCGGCAATGATCCGGGGCGCAACATGTATTCGCCCGCAAAAGGTCTGCCCGATCGCTTCGACCCCGGCAAACCCAAGGCCGGCACCGAGGAGATTGACATGAGTACCACCAAGAACGTCAAGTGGGTGGCCAAACTCGGTTCGCAAGCCTACGGCAATGTCGTCGTCGCTGGCGGCAAGGTCTTCATCGGCACCAACAACGAGAACCCGCGCGACCCGCAACACCAGGGGGATCGCAGCATCTTGCTTTGTTTCGACGAAAAGACTGGTGATTTTCTCTGGCAACTGGTCGTGCCCAAACTCGCCTCGGGCAAAGTCAACGACTGGGAAGGTTTGGGGTTGCTGTCTTCACCGTGCGTCGAGGGCAATCGCGTTTATCTTGTGACGAGCCGGTGCGAAGTCATCTGCCTCGACACCGAAGGCATGGCCAACGGCAACGACGGCCCGTTCCAGGACGAAGCGCAATATGTCGTCGGTCCCGGCAAACCGAAGGCGAAGATCGGCCCGAAAGACGCCGACATCATCTGGGTCTATGACATGATGGACGACCTCGGGGTTTTCCCACACAACGCGTCGAACTGCTCCTTGCTGATTGTGGACGACCTGGTTTATGCCTGCACCTCCAACGGTCAGGATTGGTCGCACGTGAACATTCCGTCGCCCAATTCGCCGAGTTTCATCGCGCTCAACAAAAAAACCGGGAAACTTGCGGCGGAAGACAACGCTGGAATAGGCCCGCGGATTTTCCACGGCCAATGGGGTTCGCCTTCAACCGGCAAAGTCAACGGCAAGCAGCTTGTCTTATTCGGCGGCGGTGACGGCGTTTGCTATGCGTTCGACGCGCAACCGCAAAAGGGCACGGGCGCGCCCATAGTGCCGGTATTGGCGGGGCCGGAATACAAACGCGATGAAGACAAGGACGCGGAGTATCTCAAGAAAGTATGGTGGTTCGACTGCAATCCGCCCGACCGGAAAACATTCAAATATCCTGCTGCCGAAGGCGTGAGCGAGATCAATGCGACGCCGGTCTTTTACAAAAACCGGGTCTATGTCGCCGTCGGCCAGGACCCCGAACACGGTGAAGGCGTGGGCATTCTGACCTGCATCGACGCCACCAAGACCGGCGATGTCACCAAGACGGCCCGGCTCTGGAGTTACGACAAAATTCATCGCAGCATCTCGACCGTTTCGATCGATCCGGACACGGGCCTGCTGTTCGTCGGCGATTTCTCCGGCTTCGTCCATTGCCTCGATGCCGAGACCGGCAAGGTCTATTGGGTGCATGACATGAAGGCGCACATGTGGGGTTCGACGATGGTCGCGGATGGCAAAGTGTATTGCGGCGATGAAGACGGTGACTTTGTGGTGATGGCTGCCAGCAAGGAAAAGAAAGTTCTGAGTGAAGTGAATTTAGGGTCGCCGGTTTATTCCACGCCGGTTGTGGCGAACGGCGTCGTCTATGTTGCTTCGAACGATCATCTTTACGCGTTCTACGATGCCGCGCGCGCGGCCGCCGGCAAAGACGAAGTGCCCAAGGTCGATTTGAAGAAACCGGACGATAGGAAATAA
- a CDS encoding DUF2442 domain-containing protein: protein MNTKFHNVESVGFDGGSLVLRVDGKVFRVAVAAVSERLTHANEAARRNYRISPSGYGIHWLELDEDLSVDGLIRVASGLPARPETQKVYVMKDEPKK, encoded by the coding sequence ATGAACACGAAATTTCACAACGTCGAAAGCGTCGGGTTTGACGGCGGCAGTCTGGTGTTGCGCGTGGACGGTAAAGTATTTCGGGTTGCCGTGGCAGCAGTTTCCGAGCGACTGACTCATGCAAACGAGGCGGCCAGGCGCAATTATCGGATCTCGCCTTCTGGCTATGGCATTCACTGGCTGGAACTGGATGAAGACTTGTCGGTGGACGGGTTGATCCGTGTGGCCAGCGGCTTGCCGGCTAGACCAGAAACGCAGAAGGTATACGTGATGAAAGACGAACCAAAGAAATGA
- a CDS encoding PQQ-binding-like beta-propeller repeat protein yields the protein MKLSTVLSALGLFLAGGPAIPSQTSAAPVQGWLSWRGPNQNGTSNEKNLPDTIDVGKPLWIADLPGQSAPVIANGRLYIMGYVGDGPDLQEVLACFDAETGKKLWQQGYSDFLSDIIYHRYATSSPTIDPETGNVYMQGTQGILAGFTPDGKKIWDMSMMELYGRLTFPNGRTASPLIDKDLLITRGITANWGAQGPGGDRFYAFDKKTGELVWASSPGDRPHDNSFSLPVLGWLEGRRVFYTSTGDGSIVCVNARTGDPIWRIPLFKAGINSSVLVHHNDKIIAIYGTPYEPGQMVAMKIPHVFPTNTVAGPVVVERSQVELWNNELRTSTSSPILVGDRVYLTSEVGNLACIDANSGRILWKLKLGIEQRNACPIYADGKLYVPVLNEPGQNEQASEETAGGRGAFYIVKPRDTDGQILSHVALEGRCFGVPTLYNGKIYVQTSKKLYCFGKKGNNPGLPREMADEKWPAPGPAKQLQVIPSEVLLKPGQVASFRVRKLDANGLTVEEVKDVKSVKWAHYVPPTAKVRASLAGEFNAEGNFVAASDVKASAGAFEASLDGLKGYIRGRVLPGVPIKQDFESFQLSEVTSNNIEPATHFAYPPLPWIGARFKFDVREKDGNKCLVKTIDNRFFQRATVFMGDPALQNYTIEADVMSEGNKRKMSDVGVINQRYKIVLKGNEKKLEISSNDELFRFSTPFDWSPNVWYHLKTRVDAVADGSGVVRAKAWKKGEPEPDKWTFEAPHKHAHQSGCPGLFGFSPQDMRVYIDNVEVTAN from the coding sequence ATGAAACTTTCAACTGTCTTAAGCGCGCTGGGTCTTTTCCTCGCTGGCGGACCTGCCATTCCTTCCCAAACTTCAGCCGCACCGGTGCAGGGCTGGCTCAGTTGGCGCGGGCCCAATCAAAACGGCACCTCGAACGAAAAAAATCTGCCGGATACAATCGACGTCGGGAAACCACTCTGGATCGCCGACCTGCCCGGTCAGTCCGCGCCGGTGATCGCGAACGGCCGGCTGTACATCATGGGCTATGTGGGCGACGGCCCGGATTTGCAGGAGGTGCTCGCGTGCTTCGACGCTGAAACCGGCAAGAAACTGTGGCAGCAGGGCTACAGCGATTTTTTGAGCGACATCATTTATCACCGTTACGCAACCTCGAGTCCGACGATCGATCCTGAAACCGGCAATGTTTACATGCAAGGAACGCAAGGAATTCTCGCTGGTTTCACGCCCGACGGCAAAAAAATATGGGACATGTCGATGATGGAGCTTTACGGCCGGTTGACATTTCCGAATGGTCGCACGGCGTCCCCGTTGATTGATAAAGACCTGCTCATCACACGCGGTATCACGGCGAACTGGGGCGCGCAGGGACCGGGCGGTGACCGCTTTTACGCCTTCGACAAAAAGACTGGTGAACTGGTCTGGGCGTCGTCGCCAGGTGATCGTCCACATGACAATTCGTTTTCGCTGCCAGTGCTCGGCTGGCTCGAAGGCCGGCGCGTGTTTTACACTTCCACTGGCGACGGCAGCATCGTGTGCGTGAACGCGCGCACGGGCGATCCCATCTGGCGCATCCCGCTTTTCAAAGCCGGCATCAATTCCTCGGTGCTCGTCCATCACAACGACAAGATCATCGCCATTTACGGCACGCCGTACGAACCAGGCCAGATGGTCGCCATGAAAATTCCCCATGTCTTCCCCACGAATACCGTCGCCGGGCCGGTCGTTGTGGAGCGTTCGCAGGTGGAACTTTGGAATAACGAACTGCGCACTTCCACCAGTTCGCCGATTCTCGTTGGCGACCGCGTTTATCTCACGAGCGAAGTCGGCAACCTCGCCTGCATCGACGCGAACAGCGGAAGGATTCTTTGGAAACTCAAGCTCGGCATCGAGCAGCGCAACGCGTGTCCGATTTACGCCGATGGCAAATTGTATGTGCCGGTCTTGAACGAACCCGGTCAGAACGAACAAGCCAGCGAGGAAACCGCCGGCGGCAGAGGCGCGTTTTACATCGTCAAACCCCGCGACACGGACGGCCAGATTCTTTCTCATGTGGCGCTGGAGGGGCGCTGCTTCGGGGTTCCCACGCTCTATAACGGCAAAATCTACGTCCAGACGAGCAAGAAACTGTATTGCTTCGGCAAGAAAGGAAATAATCCCGGTCTGCCGCGCGAGATGGCCGACGAGAAATGGCCGGCACCTGGTCCGGCCAAACAACTGCAAGTGATTCCGTCGGAAGTCTTGTTGAAGCCCGGACAGGTCGCGTCGTTTCGCGTGCGCAAACTCGACGCCAACGGACTGACGGTTGAGGAAGTCAAGGACGTGAAATCCGTGAAATGGGCGCACTATGTTCCGCCCACGGCCAAGGTGCGCGCTTCTTTGGCGGGGGAGTTCAATGCGGAGGGCAATTTCGTCGCCGCTTCCGACGTGAAGGCGTCGGCCGGCGCTTTCGAGGCGTCGCTGGACGGTTTGAAGGGTTACATTCGCGGTCGGGTTTTGCCGGGGGTGCCGATCAAGCAGGACTTTGAATCGTTTCAATTGAGCGAAGTGACTTCCAACAACATCGAGCCGGCGACGCATTTCGCGTATCCGCCGTTGCCGTGGATCGGCGCGCGCTTCAAGTTCGATGTGCGTGAGAAGGACGGCAACAAGTGTCTGGTCAAGACCATCGACAACCGTTTTTTTCAGCGCGCCACGGTTTTCATGGGCGATCCGGCCTTGCAGAATTACACGATTGAGGCCGACGTGATGAGTGAAGGGAACAAACGCAAGATGTCGGATGTCGGCGTGATCAATCAGCGCTACAAAATTGTGCTCAAGGGCAACGAGAAAAAACTGGAGATCAGTTCCAACGACGAGTTGTTCCGGTTCAGCACGCCGTTCGATTGGTCGCCCAACGTCTGGTATCACTTGAAGACGCGGGTGGACGCGGTCGCCGACGGTTCCGGTGTGGTGCGTGCGAAGGCGTGGAAAAAAGGCGAGCCTGAACCTGACAAATGGACATTCGAAGCGCCGCACAAACACGCGCATCAAAGCGGCTGCCCCGGATTGTTCGGCTTCTCGCCGCAAGACATGCGCGTTTATATTGACAATGTGGAGGTGACGGCGAATTGA
- a CDS encoding winged helix-turn-helix transcriptional regulator yields MPSTNRASASPIDSPDRRRLPLLLRRAWYGLNQAFRRRIAHIGVTPDQFTVMRTLLENEGVTQRELTQLMTSDPNTVASLLERMEKAGLVERHLHEKDRRAHRIHLKPSGKRKYEAAREVALALQTEILTRLPEDRREEFLEHLTMVADACRAVAGKSSKRTR; encoded by the coding sequence ATGCCGTCAACCAACCGAGCTTCTGCGTCGCCCATTGATTCGCCCGATCGCCGGCGGCTGCCGCTCCTGCTCCGCCGCGCCTGGTATGGCTTGAACCAGGCGTTCCGACGCCGCATCGCGCACATTGGGGTGACCCCCGATCAGTTCACCGTCATGCGCACCTTGCTGGAAAATGAAGGCGTGACCCAGCGGGAACTGACCCAACTCATGACGAGCGATCCAAACACCGTCGCCTCGCTGCTCGAACGAATGGAGAAGGCCGGGTTGGTCGAGCGCCACCTCCACGAAAAAGACCGGCGGGCCCATCGCATCCACCTCAAACCGTCCGGCAAACGCAAATACGAAGCGGCGCGTGAAGTTGCACTGGCGCTGCAGACGGAGATTCTGACCAGGCTGCCAGAAGATCGACGAGAGGAATTCCTGGAGCATTTAACGATGGTGGCTGACGCATGTCGCGCCGTGGCGGGAAAATCTTCCAAGCGAACCCGCTGA
- a CDS encoding transglutaminase domain-containing protein translates to MSARHASVFAWLVSLAALMPFCTALAAQKTTKPAVTIDDIAAGIEKHIAEQSKASGGYFKLQHNKKELNLQIVRVHLEYLSDLGDGVSFACVDLVGTDGPVYDVDFFLKGPPGAMTVTETSVHKINGQPLYLWEQKRNGTWRKVAAKNASRRLLGVINGTDEFEFVYRVKLPAITNAARLWLPLATSDTFQRVEVKNITAPEQWRELDERKYGNKVLFLNAGPADSGKTIEVRYHVKRFEKSEYAVREPMTQKYLNPERLVPTNETFRSIAQQVTRGKTADLARARALYDHVIEKLRYAKYGPGWGRGDAVYACDARTGNCSDFHAYFIALAREVGIPARFAIGAAIPSERNDGGIDGYHCWAEFFADGKWVPVDISEADKNSSLADYYFGHHPANRFELSKGRDLIVDPQPASGPINFLAYPVMEMDGKTIKVQTEFLFQRHG, encoded by the coding sequence ATGTCTGCACGACACGCTTCTGTTTTTGCGTGGTTGGTGAGCCTTGCTGCGCTGATGCCGTTTTGCACGGCCTTGGCGGCGCAGAAGACCACCAAGCCCGCCGTCACGATTGACGACATCGCGGCCGGGATCGAGAAACACATCGCCGAGCAATCAAAGGCGAGCGGTGGCTACTTCAAACTTCAACACAATAAAAAGGAGCTAAACCTCCAAATCGTGCGCGTCCATCTCGAGTATTTGTCCGATCTCGGCGACGGCGTCAGCTTCGCGTGCGTGGACCTCGTCGGGACTGACGGACCCGTTTACGACGTGGACTTCTTCCTGAAAGGTCCGCCCGGCGCGATGACGGTCACGGAAACCAGCGTCCACAAAATCAATGGGCAACCGCTTTACCTTTGGGAACAAAAGCGAAACGGCACCTGGCGCAAAGTCGCGGCCAAGAATGCGTCCCGGCGTCTGCTGGGCGTCATCAACGGCACCGATGAGTTTGAGTTCGTTTACCGGGTGAAATTGCCGGCGATCACCAACGCTGCGCGGCTCTGGCTGCCATTGGCCACGTCGGACACGTTTCAGCGCGTCGAAGTCAAAAACATCACCGCGCCCGAACAGTGGCGCGAGCTGGATGAGCGCAAATACGGGAACAAGGTTCTTTTTCTGAACGCCGGCCCGGCGGACAGCGGCAAGACCATCGAAGTCCGGTACCACGTCAAACGCTTCGAGAAATCGGAATATGCGGTTCGGGAGCCAATGACGCAAAAATATCTGAACCCCGAGCGTCTCGTGCCGACCAATGAAACCTTCCGCAGCATCGCGCAGCAAGTCACGCGCGGCAAAACCGCCGATCTGGCTCGCGCCCGTGCGCTGTACGACCACGTGATCGAAAAACTGCGCTACGCCAAATATGGTCCTGGCTGGGGCCGCGGTGACGCCGTGTACGCCTGTGACGCGCGCACCGGCAATTGCTCGGACTTCCACGCCTACTTCATCGCGCTGGCGCGCGAGGTTGGCATCCCGGCCCGATTTGCCATTGGCGCTGCCATTCCCTCGGAGCGGAATGACGGCGGGATTGATGGTTACCACTGTTGGGCGGAATTTTTCGCCGACGGCAAGTGGGTGCCCGTGGACATCAGCGAGGCCGATAAGAATTCGAGCCTGGCGGATTATTACTTTGGTCATCATCCGGCGAATCGGTTCGAGTTGAGCAAAGGCCGCGACCTGATCGTCGATCCGCAACCCGCTTCCGGACCGATCAACTTCCTCGCGTATCCTGTGATGGAAATGGACGGCAAAACGATCAAAGTCCAGACGGAGTTTCTATTCCAGCGGCACGGATGA